Proteins found in one Coffea eugenioides isolate CCC68of chromosome 5, Ceug_1.0, whole genome shotgun sequence genomic segment:
- the LOC113770955 gene encoding ADP,ATP carrier protein 3, mitochondrial-like, whose protein sequence is MADGLHHPSVLEKLHGQSYFFAQISPFMHSRNASAQNFSSVYGYANGGLCSPFMSAFHGSGLEIVSQLSPIVIPAANERSFSSFMVDFLMGGVSAAVSKTAAAPIERVKLLIQNQDEMIKAGRLSERYKGITDCFARTIKDEGVLALWRGNTANVIRYFPTQALNFAFRDYFKSLFNFKKDRDGYWKWFAGNLASGGLAGASSLLFVFSLDYARTRLANDAKSVKKGGERQFNGLIDVYKKTFQSDGIAGLYRGFTLSCVGIIVYRGLYFGMYDSLKPVLLVGDLQDSFFASFLLGWGITIGAGLASYPIDTVRRRMMMTSGEAVKYKGTVDAFSQIIRKEGAKSLFNGAGANILRAVAGAGVLAGYDKLQLIVFGKKYGSGGGGG, encoded by the exons ATGGCGGATGGTTTGCATCATCCGTCTGTACTTGAAAAATTGCATGGGCAATCTTatttttttgctcaaatttCTCCTTTTATGCATTCTAGAAATGCTAGTGCACAAAATTTTTCCAGTGTCTATGGATATGCCAATGGTGGCCTTTGTAGCCCTTTCATGTCAGCCTTTCATGGTTCTGGGCTCGAAATTGTTTCACAACTGTCCCCAATTGTGATACCAGCTGCAAATGAGAGAAGCTTTTCTAGTTTTATGGTGGATTTCCTCATGGGAGGGGTTTCTGCTGCTGTGTCAAAAACTGCTGCTGCTCCAATTGAGAGAGTCAAACTTTTAATTCAGAACCAAGATGAGATGATTAAAGCTGGCCGCCTGAGTGAACGATACAAGGGAATCACTGATTGTTTTGCCCGAACTATCAAGGACGAAGGTGTCCTGGCCCTTTGGAGAGGCAACACTGCCAATGTGATCAGATACTTCCCTACTCAG GCTCTGAACTTTGCTTTCAGAGATTACTTCAAGAGCCTTTTTAACTTCAAGAAAGACAGGGATGGTTACTGGAAGTGGTTTGCAGGGAATTTGGCATCTGGTGGCTTAGCTGGTGCATCTTCTCTTTTGTTTGTCTTTTCCCTGGATTACGCCCGAACACGTTTGGCAAATGATGCTAAGTCAGTTAAAAAGGGTGGCGAGAGGCAGTTTAATGGTTTAATTGATGTTTACAAGAAAACATTCCAGTCCGATGGTATTGCAGGGCTCTATCGTGGATTCACTCTTTCCTGTGTTGGAATCATTGTTTACCGTGGACTGTATTTTGGAATGTATGATTCACTTAAACCTGTTCTCCTTGTGGGAGATCTTCAG GATAGTTTCTTTGCTAGTTTCTTGCTGGGATGGGGTATTACCATTGGGGCTGGATTGGCTTCTTATCCAATTGATACTGTGCGAAGAAGAATGATGATGACCTCTGGCGAGGCTGTCAAGTACAAGGGGACAGTGGATGCATTTTCTCAGATCATAAGAAAAGAGGGAGCCAAATCACTCTTCAATGGTGCAGGAGCGAACATCTTGCGTGCTGTTGCTGGTGCTGGTGTTTTAGCTGGATACGACAAGTTGCAGCTCATTGTCTTTGGCAAGAAATACGGAtctggtggtggtggtggttaa
- the LOC113770875 gene encoding ADP,ATP carrier protein 1, mitochondrial-like: MADSFHQPSVIQKMQGRFYLCAQTSPYMHCRSASIENFTGGYVNGGLGSPCFPASQVAGLHHVSQVSPVLIPSAKETSFSSFMVDFLMGGVSGAVSKTATAPIERVKLLIQNQEEMIKAGRLTERYKGITDCFARTVKDEGVLSLWRGNNTNVIRYFPTQALNFAFKDHFKKMFNFKKDKDGYWKWFAGNLASGALAGATSQLFVYSLDYARTRLTNDAKAVTKGGERQFNGLIDVYRKTIRSDGIAGLYRGFNTSLAGIIVYRGLYFGLYDSLKPVVLVGDLQDSFFASFLLGWGVTNGAGLASYPFDTVRRRMMMTSGEAVKYKGSVDAFAQIIKNEGAKSLFRGAGANILRAIAGAGVLAGYDKLQLIYVGKKYGSGGG, from the exons ATGGCGGACAGTTTCCATCAGCCATCTGTAATTCAGAAAATGCAGGGGAGATTCTATCTTTGTGCTCAAACATCTCCTTACATGCATTGTAGAAGTGCTAGCATAGAAAATTTTACGGGTGGATATGTCAATGGTGGTCTCGGAAGCCCTTGCTTCCCAGCCTCCCAAGTTGCTGGACTCCATCATGTATCGCAAGTGTCCCCTGTTCTGATCCCTTCAGCAAAAGAGACGAGCTTTTCTAGCTTTATGGTGGATTTCCTCATGGGAGGGGTTTCAGGTGCTGTGTCAAAAACTGCTACTGCTCCTATTGAGAGGGTTAAGCTTTTAATTCAGAATCAGGAGGAGATGATCAAAGCCGGACGCCTGACTGAGCGATACAAGGGAATTACTGATTGCTTTGCTCGGACAGTCAAGGATGAAGGCGTCCTTTCTCTTTGGAGAGGCAACAATACAAATGTTATCAGATACTTCCCCACTCAG GCCCTAAATTTTGCTTTCAAAGACCATTTTAAGAAGATGTTTAACTTCAAGAAAGACAAGGATGGCTACTGGAAGTGGTTCGCAGGGAATTTGGCATCCGGCGCTTTAGCTGGTGCTACATCTCAGCTCTTTGTCTACTCCCTGGATTATGCCCGGACGCGTCTGACGAATGATGCCAAGGCAGTTACAAAGGGCGGCGAGAGGCaatttaatggtttaattgATGTTTATAGGAAAACAATCCGATCTGATGGCATTGCAGGGCTTTATCGGGGATTCAACACTTCACTTGCTGGAATCATTGTCTATCGCGGCCTATACTTTGGACTCTATGATTCACTCAAACCTGTTGTCCTTGTTGGTGATTTGCAG GATAGTTTCTTTGCTAGCTTCCTGCTTGGATGGGGTGTGACCAATGGCGCTGGATTGGCTTCTTATCCATTTGACACGGTGCGTCGAAGAATGATGATGACCTCCGGTGAGGCTGTCAAGTACAAGGGCTCAGTGGATGCATTTGCTCAGATCATCAAGAATGAGGGTGCCAAATCCCTCTTCAGAGGTGCTGGAGCCAACATCCTGCGTGCTATTGCAGGTGCTGGGGTCTTAGCAGGTTACGACAAATTGCAGCTCATTTACGTCGGCAAGAAATATGGATCTGGTGGTGGTTAA
- the LOC113772190 gene encoding mitotic checkpoint serine/threonine-protein kinase BUB1-like isoform X1 produces the protein MAVISQNPGYISTTTSSAAADPLLSWLWSIEKALIHGTTSDFDELLSNCIKSFSNDPRYKNDVRFLKIWFLHMDRSSDYESVFREMEKNKICSSNCSLYEWYALFLEAKGKLIDAYFIYHLGISRNAEPIGRLKKAQVLFLERVSDIVMIGSVQKVDVLLENGGTYINPWLVSTTKKLLQEMNDQILKYEGYYASNKPYKGKVALSTLQKSARNKTIEIGGYKYQIKGCAGQGGFAQVFKAHVDGNPDDVVALKIQKPAFPWEFYMYRLLDMRIPESERMNFGFAHRVHLYSDYSILVSDYLAHGTLQDAINSNLVTNVAMEEELSIYYTIKMLRILETLHDAAIIHGDFKPDNLMIRYSRRDLLEDKDSFYECSGPWKEQGLCLVDWGRGIDLRLFPDDAKLLGDCRTSGFRCIEMQENKPWTFQVDTYGLCVIVHMMLHKTYMEIEKRPSPDGGYVYQPKTHLKRYMQVELWKNLFMKLLNTSPTEDHKSLLRNLRHSFQDYMCSNPQLIKKLKQLLVKQKNSLCSA, from the exons ATGGCCGTCATTTCCCAAAACCCCGGCTACATttccaccaccacctcctccgCCGCGGCTGACCCCCTGTTATCCTGGCTCTG GTCAATCGAGAAAGCACTAATCCATGGAACGACGTCAGATTTCGACGAGCTGCTGTCGAATTGCATTAAAAGCTTCAGCAACGATCCTCGTTACAAAAACGACGTCAGATTTCTCAAGATTTGGTTCCTCCAc ATGGATAGGAGCTCGGATTATGAAAGCGTGTTTCGAGAAATGGAGAAGAATAAGATTTGTTCATCTAATTGTTCTCTATATGAGTGGTatgctttgtttttggaggcGAAAGGGAAGTTAATTGATGCATATTTTATCTATCATCTGGGAATTTCAAG GAATGCTGAGCCAATAGGGAGGTTGAAGAAGGCACAAGTTCTATTTCTTGAGAGAGTGTCGGATATAGTAATGATTGGTTCAGTCCAAAAG GTGGATGTTCTTCTAGAGAATGGTGGGACTTATATCAACCCATGGTTGGTCTCAACTACTAAAAAGCTATTGCAGGAGATGAATGATCAGATCTTGAAATACGAA GGTTATTATGCAAGTAACAAACCCTATAAGGGAAAAGTTGCATTATCTACTTTGCAGAAATCTGCCCGGAATAAGACTATTGAGATAG GTGGGTACAAGTACCAGATCAAAGGTTGTGCAGGTCAGGGAGGTTTTGCTCAAGTATTTAAAGCACATGTGGATGGTAATCCTGATGATGTCGTAGCACTTAAG ATTCAGAAGCCAGCTTTCCCTTGGGAGTTCTATATGTATCGTCTGCTCGATATGCGAATTCCAGAATCAGAA AGGATGAACTTTGGCTTTGCCCACCGAGTACATCTCTACTCTGACTACAGCATACTTGTTTCTGACTACTTAGCTCATGGGACTCTTCAG GATGCCATAAACTCTAATCTTGTAACTAATGTGGCCATGGAAGAAGAGTTGTCTATCTATTACACGATAAAGATGCTGCGGATCTTGGAAACTCTGCATGATGCTGCCATTATCCACGGTGATTTTAAACCTGACAATTTGATGATTCGATATTCCAG aAGGGATCTACTGGAAGATAAGGATAGCTTTTATGAATGCAGTGGTCCATGGAAGGAACAG GGACTGTGCCTTGTTGACTGGGGTAGGGGTATAGATCTGCGTCTATTTCCTGATGATGCAAAATTGTTGGGAGATTGTCGAACCTCTGGCTTTCGTTGCATAGAAATGCAAGAGAATAAGCCATGGACCTTTCAG GTGGATACCTATGGCCTTTGTGTAATTGTTCATATGATGCTTCACAAGACATATATGGAAATTGAAAAAAGACCATCACCAGATGGGGGCTATGTCTATCAACCTAAAACACACTTAAAGAG ATATATGCAAGTTGAACTATGGAAAAACTTGTTCATGAAGTTGCTTAATACAAGTCCCACTGAAGATCACAAGAGCTTGTTGAGGAATTTAAGGCATTCATTCCAGGATTACATGTGTTCAAATCCTCAGCTAATTAAAAAGCTTAAGCAGTTATTGGTGAAGCAAAAGAATTCCTTGTGTTCAGCTTAG
- the LOC113772190 gene encoding mitotic checkpoint serine/threonine-protein kinase BUB1-like isoform X2 — MAVISQNPGYISTTTSSAAADPLLSWLWSIEKALIHGTTSDFDELLSNCIKSFSNDPRYKNDVRFLKIWFLHMDRSSDYESVFREMEKNKICSSNCSLYEWYALFLEAKGKLIDAYFIYHLGISRNAEPIGRLKKAQVLFLERVSDIVMIGSVQKVDVLLENGGTYINPWLVSTTKKLLQEMNDQILKYEGYYASNKPYKGKVALSTLQKSARNKTIEIGGYKYQIKGCAGQGGFAQVFKAHVDGNPDDVVALKIQKPAFPWEFYMYRLLDMRIPESERMNFGFAHRVHLYSDYSILVSDYLAHGTLQDAINSNLVTNVAMEEELSIYYTIKMLRILETLHDAAIIHGDFKPDNLMIRYSRDLLEDKDSFYECSGPWKEQGLCLVDWGRGIDLRLFPDDAKLLGDCRTSGFRCIEMQENKPWTFQVDTYGLCVIVHMMLHKTYMEIEKRPSPDGGYVYQPKTHLKRYMQVELWKNLFMKLLNTSPTEDHKSLLRNLRHSFQDYMCSNPQLIKKLKQLLVKQKNSLCSA, encoded by the exons ATGGCCGTCATTTCCCAAAACCCCGGCTACATttccaccaccacctcctccgCCGCGGCTGACCCCCTGTTATCCTGGCTCTG GTCAATCGAGAAAGCACTAATCCATGGAACGACGTCAGATTTCGACGAGCTGCTGTCGAATTGCATTAAAAGCTTCAGCAACGATCCTCGTTACAAAAACGACGTCAGATTTCTCAAGATTTGGTTCCTCCAc ATGGATAGGAGCTCGGATTATGAAAGCGTGTTTCGAGAAATGGAGAAGAATAAGATTTGTTCATCTAATTGTTCTCTATATGAGTGGTatgctttgtttttggaggcGAAAGGGAAGTTAATTGATGCATATTTTATCTATCATCTGGGAATTTCAAG GAATGCTGAGCCAATAGGGAGGTTGAAGAAGGCACAAGTTCTATTTCTTGAGAGAGTGTCGGATATAGTAATGATTGGTTCAGTCCAAAAG GTGGATGTTCTTCTAGAGAATGGTGGGACTTATATCAACCCATGGTTGGTCTCAACTACTAAAAAGCTATTGCAGGAGATGAATGATCAGATCTTGAAATACGAA GGTTATTATGCAAGTAACAAACCCTATAAGGGAAAAGTTGCATTATCTACTTTGCAGAAATCTGCCCGGAATAAGACTATTGAGATAG GTGGGTACAAGTACCAGATCAAAGGTTGTGCAGGTCAGGGAGGTTTTGCTCAAGTATTTAAAGCACATGTGGATGGTAATCCTGATGATGTCGTAGCACTTAAG ATTCAGAAGCCAGCTTTCCCTTGGGAGTTCTATATGTATCGTCTGCTCGATATGCGAATTCCAGAATCAGAA AGGATGAACTTTGGCTTTGCCCACCGAGTACATCTCTACTCTGACTACAGCATACTTGTTTCTGACTACTTAGCTCATGGGACTCTTCAG GATGCCATAAACTCTAATCTTGTAACTAATGTGGCCATGGAAGAAGAGTTGTCTATCTATTACACGATAAAGATGCTGCGGATCTTGGAAACTCTGCATGATGCTGCCATTATCCACGGTGATTTTAAACCTGACAATTTGATGATTCGATATTCCAG GGATCTACTGGAAGATAAGGATAGCTTTTATGAATGCAGTGGTCCATGGAAGGAACAG GGACTGTGCCTTGTTGACTGGGGTAGGGGTATAGATCTGCGTCTATTTCCTGATGATGCAAAATTGTTGGGAGATTGTCGAACCTCTGGCTTTCGTTGCATAGAAATGCAAGAGAATAAGCCATGGACCTTTCAG GTGGATACCTATGGCCTTTGTGTAATTGTTCATATGATGCTTCACAAGACATATATGGAAATTGAAAAAAGACCATCACCAGATGGGGGCTATGTCTATCAACCTAAAACACACTTAAAGAG ATATATGCAAGTTGAACTATGGAAAAACTTGTTCATGAAGTTGCTTAATACAAGTCCCACTGAAGATCACAAGAGCTTGTTGAGGAATTTAAGGCATTCATTCCAGGATTACATGTGTTCAAATCCTCAGCTAATTAAAAAGCTTAAGCAGTTATTGGTGAAGCAAAAGAATTCCTTGTGTTCAGCTTAG
- the LOC113770619 gene encoding squamosa promoter-binding-like protein 3, translated as MDANHIPPKIKDKVIKREAKTQMQQQADDQSSMEDDDFLSSTATTDQEDRSKKKACGINNSSNNGGSSGKKGSNTGGGTSGASSMKCCQAEKCTADLSDAKQYHRRHRVCEHHAKAQVVIVGGIRQRFCQQCSRFHELAEFDEAKRSCRRRLAGHNERRRKNSADSSQAEGSSRKGTGSQMKEIVCGQVDDRGRIQITVQENANYKHFQIR; from the exons atgGATGCTAATCATATCCCTCCTAAGATAAAAGACAAGGTGATCAAAAGAGAGGCCAAAACTCAGATGCAACAGCAAGCAGACGATCAATCTAGCATGGAAGATGATGACTTCTTGAGTAGTACTGCAACAACTGATCAGGAGGACAGGAGTAAGAAGAAAGCTTGTGGGATTAATAACAGTAGCAATAATGGCGGCTCTTCTGGGAAGAAAGGGTCTAATACTGGTGGTGGAACTAGTGGTGCAAGTTCAATGAAGTGTTGCCAGGCTGAGAAGTGTACTGCTGATCTAAGTGATGCTAAGCAGTACCATAGGAGGCACAGGGTCTGTGAGCACCATGCTAAGGCTCAGGTGGTGATTGTCGGTGGAATCCGGCAACGTTTTTGTCAACAATGCAGCAG ATTTCATGAGCTTGCCGAATTTGATGAGGCCAAAAGAAGTTGTCGAAGGCGTTTAGCTGGACACAATGAGCGAAGAAGGAAGAACTCAGCTGACTCCTCTCAGGCAGAAGGCTCGAGCCGCAAAGGGACAGGCTCTCAAATGAAAGAAATTGTCTGCGGCCAAGTTGATGATAGAGGAAGAATTCAAATTACAGTCCAAGAAAATGCCAATTACAAGCATTTCCAAATTAGATGA
- the LOC113771782 gene encoding uncharacterized protein LOC113771782: MAGVCDAGFSGSRYTWCNNRSGTARIWKRLDRLLLCGRALELPYQIMVQHLGRDPSDHAPLLLSVDTKLDNKPKPFRFLNIWTTHPGLLGVIKDCWAQPVNGSPFQVLALKLRNVKNALKQWSRTTFGDIFQGARDAERMVTEAETAYDLDPTEQRRSELHHARARLRRALIVEEGFWKQKARVRWLSDGDRNTTYFHSLVTERRHRAVIHRIKDTAGEWIDEECQIGEAAVGFFKELFTAEGGLPCLTGLQIIPKLITDQENSRLTDIPSLTEVKDIVFAMDGESTAGPDGFTGKFFTFAWEVVALDIYRAVISFFCGAELPRSITATSIVLLPKVENPQDFKQFRPISLCNFTNKIISKLLSTRLAIILPRIISPQQSGFVQGRQITDNFLLAQELVADIKKSNRGGNVVIKLDMMKAYDRVSWPFLLQVLRYFGFSETWIDMIWRLISNIWFSVLVNGGSHGFFKSSRGLRQGDPISPALFVIGAELLSRALNKLPTQRGFTPFKVPPHCPIITHLAFADDVIIFSSGSRSSLHLIKRVLEDYSEVSGQRLNPQKSCFLTHPRSPAQRTAVVNQVLGYNRRVFPIRYLGCPLYDGRSKTIYYTDTYNAVANRILSWKNQILSSGGKVVLIQSVLASMPIHLLAAASPPKGMLMALEKLFAKFLWGSLNLGNKYHWISWADLCRPKDEGGVGLRGLMQVYDSFSIKLWWKFRQQQSLWAKFMLQKYCAGQHPCLADIGHRGSQAWRRMVTMQRFGEENITWIVREGALDFWHDNWMGSGALCNKVDVFHDHSVVDFVDRRVWNVGMLHQFLDGELVRQVLELDPPSGRGNDRMVWTLTNSGVFSTASAYSLISHSNDTSWLFARIWQQGLPVKISFFMLRLLQGRLPLMDRLKRFGVYGPSKCFCCQNPQEEALNHVFCSGEGARSVWRQFESTAGEFSGVHTTRHMVWSCWVRRGTNDRVKFLQNILPSVVCWVLWKIRNEGVFEDRKMRIRDTVTRIVQLLHDFLQSRFPGVQCSAPTWEGLLLELGSHQRRMIIKPVYWVTPCGGYKLNSDGCSRGNPGRSGGGGLVRDSRGNFVFGYAEPFGVITSMQAELRALLWGVRHCVIRGYLELHLEADSLTLVQIVQGTSACPWRLQRDLDELMIFKQSFQSITHCYREANTPADHLANFGADACAGHVFNTFSDLPLLVRGAIRLDRLGLPTFRTRCLA; encoded by the coding sequence aTGGCCGGTGTCTGTGATGCGGGATTCTCTGGTTCAAGATATACCTGGTGTAATAACCGTTCGGGAACGGCGCGGATATGGAAACGTCTGGACCGCTTACTTCTATGCGGGCGTGCTTTAGAGCTTCCATACCAAATCATGGTGCAACATTTAGGACGTGACCCATCGGATCATGCTCCATTATTGTTGTCGGTGGATACGAAACTAGATAACAAACCCAAGCCGTTCCGTTTCTTAAACATCTGGACTACTCATCCTGGTTTACTGGGGGTTATCAAGGATTGTTGGGCTCAACCAGTCAATGGTTCTCCTTTTCAAGTATTGGCCTTGAAGTTGAGGAATGTTAAAAATGCCCTCAAGCAATGGTCTAGAACGACATTTGGGGATATTTTTCAGGGAGCACGTGATGCCGAACGTATGGTAACAGAGGCTGAAACAGCATACGACCTGGATCCTACTGAGCAACGGCGGAGCGAGTTACATCATGCTCGGGCTCGGTTACGCAGAGCGCTTATAGTTGAGGAGGGTTTTTGGAAACAAAAGGCGCGGGTAAGGTGGCTCTCGGACGGAGATAGGAACACCACATATTTTCATTCCTTGGTCACGGAAAGGAGGCATAGGGCAGTAATTCATCGGATCAAAGATACCGCTGGAGAGTGGATCGATGAGGAATGCCAGATTGGGGAAGCAGCAGTGGGTTTCTTTAAGGAGCTTTTCACAGCAGAGGGGGGCCTTCCTTGCCTTACTGGTCTGCAGATCATACCGAAATTGATAACGGACCAAGAAAACTCACGGTTAACGGACATTCCATCTCTTACAGAAGTTAAAGACATAGTCTTTGCTATGGACGGAGAGAGCACAGCAGGGCCGGACGGGTTTACAGGGAAATTCTTTACCTTTGCTTGGGAGGTAGTGGCTTTGGATATATACCGTGCGGTTATCAGCTTTTTCTGCGGCGCTGAACTACCTAGGAGTATCACGGCTACTTCAATTGTGTTGTTACCCAAAGTGGAGAACCCCCAAGATTTCAAGCAATTTCGGCCAATCAGTCTATGTAACTTCACTAacaaaatcatttccaaacTATTATCGACAAGATTGGCGATAATATTACCCCGGATTATATCTCCACAGCAAAGTGGGTTTGTCCAAGGGAGGCAGATTACAGATAATTTCTTGTTAGCCCAAGAGTTAGTAGCGGATATTAAAAAATCAAATCGGGGTGGCAACGTGGTCATCAAGTTAGATATGATGAAGGCTTATGATAGAGTCTCATGGCCCTTTCTACTACAGGTGTTACGGTATTTCGGGTTCAGTGAAACTTGGATAGACATGATATGGCGCTTAATATCGAATATTTGGTTTTCGGTGCTTGTAAATGGCGGTTCACACGGCTTTTTCAAATCTTCACGGGGTTTACGGCAAGGAGATCCCATTTCACCAGCCTTATTCGTTATTGGAGCTGAGTTGTTGTCTCGAGCCCTCAACAAGCTACCCACACAGAGAGGATTTACTCCGTTTAAAGTGCCTCCTCATTGTCCTATAATTACGCATTTGGCATTCGCCGATGACGTGATTATCTTTTCTAGTGGCAGCAGGTCATCCCTACATTTGATTAAACGAGTTCTGGAAGATTATAGTGAGGTATCAGGTCAGCGGCTCAACCCTCAGAAGAGTTGTTTCCTTACTCATCCACGCTCACCAGCTCAGAGGACAGCGGTTGTTAACCAGGTATTGGGATATAATAGAAGAGTATTTCCGATACGGTACCTTGGTTGTCCCTTATATGACGGAAGGAGTAAGACGATTTACTATACGGATACATATAATGCGGTGGCGAATCGCATTTTGTCTTGGAAGAACCAGATTTTATCGTCAGGGGGCAAGGTGGTATTGATTCAGAGCGTGTTAGCCTCTATGCCAATTCATTTGCTGGCAGCCGCGTCCCCTCCAAAAGGGATGTTGATGGCCCTAGAGAAATTGTTTGCCAAGTTCTTGTGGGGATCCTTGAATTTGGGGAACAAGTACCATTGGATCAGTTGGGCAGATCTGTGTCGGCCGAAGGATGAAGGGGGTGTAGGCCTGCGGGGGTTGATGCAGGTCTACGACTCATTTTCCATTAAACTCTGGTGGAAATTCCGGCAACAGCAATCATTATGGGCAAAGTTTATGCTCCAAAAGTATTGTGCAGGGCAGCACCCTTGTCTTGCTGATATTGGTCATCGGGGATCCCAGGCTTGGAGGAGGATGGTCACAATGCAGCGTTTTGGGGAGGAGAATATTACTTGGATAGTTCGTGAGGGTGCTTTGGATTTTTGGCATGACAATTGGATGGGGTCAGGAGCGCTTTGCAACAAGGTGGATGTCTTCCATGATCATTCCGTGGTTGATTTTGTAGATCGACGGGTCTGGAATGTGGGCATGCTCCATCAATTCTTAGATGGAGAACTGGTTAGGCAGGTTCTGGAGCTTGATCCTCCTTCAGGTAGGGGCAATGACAGAATGGTGTGGACATTGACGAACTCGGGTGTTTTTTCCACTGCATCGGCTTACTCATTGATCAGTCATTCCAATGACACCTCTTGGCTTTTTGCCCGTATATGGCAGCAAGGCCTTCCAGTCAAGATCTCTTTTTTTATGTTACGACTACTACAGGGGAGGCTCCCTCTTATGGATCGACTAAAGAGGTTTGGGGTCTATGGCCCATCTAAATGCTTCTGTTGTCAGAACCCTCAGGAAGAGGCCTTGAATCATGTATTTTGCTCAGGAGAAGGGGCACGATCGGTCTGGCGTCAATTCGAGAGTACTGCTGGTGAATTTAGTGGGGTGCATACAACACGTCACATGGTGTGGTCTTGTTGGGTAAGGAGGGGAACTAATGACCGTGtaaaatttttacaaaatataCTTCCTTCGGTAGTATGCTGGGTTTTGTGGAAAATAAGGAATGAAGGGGTGTTTGAAGATCGGAAGATGAGGATAAGGGATACGGTGACTCGGATTGTTCAGCTTcttcatgattttcttcaaTCACGGTTCCCGGGGGTGCAGTGTTCTGCTCCTACATGGGAAGGGTTACTTCTCGAGTTGGGTAGTCATCAAAGGCGGATGATTATTAAGCCAGTTTATTGGGTAACTCCGTGTGGAGGTTATAAGTTGAACTCAGATGGATGCTCTCGGGGAAACCCAGGAAGGAGTGGGGGGGGTGGACTTGTGCGAGACAGTCgaggaaattttgtatttggaTACGCGGAGCCCTTCGGAGTGATAACTAGCATGCAAGCAGAACTTCGAGCGTTGTTATGGGGAGTTAGACATTGTGTGATTCGAGGGTACTTGGAGTTACACTTAGAGGCAGATTCTCTCACCCTGGTTCAGATTGTTCAAGGGACTAGTGCGTGTCCTTGGCGTCTACAGAGAGATCTGGATGAGTTGATGATATTCAAGCAGTCTTTCCAATCCATCACACACTGCTACAGAGAAGCAAACACACCGGCAGATCATCTGGCAAATTTTGGTGCTGATGCTTGCGCAGGTCATGTGTTTAATACATTTTCAGATTTACCACTATTGGTCAGGGGGGCTATTAGATTAGATCGATTGGGACTTCCTACGTTTCGTACACGGTGTCTGGCATGA